Genomic window (Dehalococcoidia bacterium):
TCGCCTTCCGGTTCTTTCTCTTGCGTGACAACTCTCTTTCCTTTTGCGCTGCCGCCTCTACGTCTGTATCCGAACTCTTTGGTGTCGGCGGCGGCGTGATAATATCCGGTGTCTTAGGTGAACTGAATATTGATGCTACATCACACATGCTATGCCTCCATGCGGTAGATACCGCCTACCTTACTGAACCCCATACGCTCATACAGGCGCCCCACCTTGTCGGCTTCGATGCCTGTGGTATTGCGTAGAAATATCAACCGTGATCCTTTTGTCCGCGCCCATCCGACATAGGACAGGCAGAGCAGGTAAAACGCCCGTGATCCCCTGTGCTCAGGCAGGACATACACCAGCAGATCGCTCGCCGTGATCTCGTCGCTGAAATACGCGGGGATCGCTGCGGCTACAAGTACGCCCGTTATCACACCATCCTTGACCGTCACCATGCCGAGCATCTGAGGCTCTGCAATGATGCGCTCACACAGGGCAATACATTTGTTTGCGCTGTACGACATGACGTTGTACTCGCTCTCCTGATGGCACATGAGACCTATCTCAATGAGCCTCGGTATATCGTCATGCGTGATTTGTCTAATTATCAAAGGGACTCCATTCAGCGGCCTGGTTGGTCTTTCTGCCGCGCACCTTGTCCGGTCTGTTGTCGGCCACGACCTTCGGGTCCTGACAGGCCAGCCAGAAATAGTTAGTTGCGTGCCGGTAGTGGTCCGGTCCCAGCTTACGATAGGTATATTTCTTGCTGCCTGAAACCTGATCCTCTTCGAGCACCTTGGCGATGTTGCTGACTTCAAGGGCATACTCCTCAATCTCAGGACAGCGCCGCGGCAATATGACAATCTGTTTGGAAAACAGGTTGTGCGTGCTGTCGCATATCTCTGTACGGCGGACTACGACAATACCCGTCTGATCGTCCTGCCTTTTCGATACCTTTTGGTTTTCCGCGTAGTCGCACAGGTAAACCTTGTACTTTTCGGCTGCCTGAAACTCCCTTGCCTTGCGTGTCTCAGGCTCCATGTCAAGGACCGCACACTGCACGTTGAACTTGATGGCAAGGTCATGCAGGTCTGAAAACTCGCCCACCCTGCCCGCGTAGAGAAGGCGGAACTTGCCGCCCTCAGGATAGCCAATAAGCACGTGGAGTACCTTGCCGACATCGACGCCCATCGAGCATGTCCGCTTGGATGATGTTGCGATGGCATCACTGCCACAGCAGGCGTACACATCCTGCCTGGTCAGCCTGTTTTGCGCGTCGATATAGGCCATACCGAGCTTGGAGTTATATATCTCCTGGAGATTACCGTTTGGAGGATCGAGGAACAGCTTGAGGATCTTGCCGGGGTCGACATAGATGCTGTTGAGCTGGCTGATCCAGTAGCCCTCATAGTCTGCGTTTGGTGATTGTGCAACCCACCTGCCGTCTGACGGATATATCTCCTCACCGCACTTGACACAGGCACGATAGGCGTGCTTGCCGTGGTACTTGACGCACTCCGGGAAATCCAGCTCTAAGCAGCACTCGCGCCCGCATGACTGACACTCGATCACCCATATACGGCGGTCTGAGGCCTGGTAGAGCTTGTCAATGCCAAAATCGGGGATCGTAGGCGTGGAGAGATAGGACTCCTCCTGCACCTCACTGTGGCTAAACCGTTCCAGCGCCATCTGCACCATATCCGGGTCCATCAGATCAACCTCGTCGAAAACAACCTTGTCGACCGGGATTGACCTGAGCTTGGAGGCATCTTTTTTTATGCCCTCGATCTTTTGCGTTGATCGCGCCCCACGTAGATACAGCATCCCCGTACCTATGCGCTTGATATTGGTGGAGTCGGTAGACTGGATATACTGCCCGATGCTGCCCGGATTGTCGGCAATGAGGGGGTTAAACCGTGATTTGGCAAAATCACTTACATCGTCGCTCGTAGGAAACAGGTACAACACACCCGAGGGATACAGGCCATGGATCTGTCCGTGCAATACGCGGATGATCTCTAACTGCGTCCAGCCGAGCTGTGCGCCCTTCATGGCGGCCATTTTTTTGGACGTGGACTGCATCGGCTCAACCTGGTACTCGTGACCGATAGGCGTGAACGGCCCCGATTGCAGCCTGATACCGTTGTAATGCGCCCACAACCA
Coding sequences:
- a CDS encoding GNAT family N-acetyltransferase, with the protein product MIIRQITHDDIPRLIEIGLMCHQESEYNVMSYSANKCIALCERIIAEPQMLGMVTVKDGVITGVLVAAAIPAYFSDEITASDLLVYVLPEHRGSRAFYLLCLSYVGWARTKGSRLIFLRNTTGIEADKVGRLYERMGFSKVGGIYRMEA
- a CDS encoding phage terminase large subunit family protein; amino-acid sequence: MRQCLSDNDPWLWAHYNGIRLQSGPFTPIGHEYQVEPMQSTSKKMAAMKGAQLGWTQLEIIRVLHGQIHGLYPSGVLYLFPTSDDVSDFAKSRFNPLIADNPGSIGQYIQSTDSTNIKRIGTGMLYLRGARSTQKIEGIKKDASKLRSIPVDKVVFDEVDLMDPDMVQMALERFSHSEVQEESYLSTPTIPDFGIDKLYQASDRRIWVIECQSCGRECCLELDFPECVKYHGKHAYRACVKCGEEIYPSDGRWVAQSPNADYEGYWISQLNSIYVDPGKILKLFLDPPNGNLQEIYNSKLGMAYIDAQNRLTRQDVYACCGSDAIATSSKRTCSMGVDVGKVLHVLIGYPEGGKFRLLYAGRVGEFSDLHDLAIKFNVQCAVLDMEPETRKAREFQAAEKYKVYLCDYAENQKVSKRQDDQTGIVVVRRTEICDSTHNLFSKQIVILPRRCPEIEEYALEVSNIAKVLEEDQVSGSKKYTYRKLGPDHYRHATNYFWLACQDPKVVADNRPDKVRGRKTNQAAEWSPFDN